The Bacteroidia bacterium genomic interval CGAAGGACGACATGATCCGAATTAGCCTGGTTGCTAAGCAAATGCGGATAAAAGTTTTGTGCGTCTTGACTAATTTCTATGGTGTCTCTTCCTAAGTATTCAAATACATCCAGAAAAGTTAGATGGACCCGGTCTCTTTCATATACAAGCCTGACAGAATCGGGATTGGGGAAAACGGGAGCGCTTAAAGCCCTTTGCCAAATATAGGTTCCAATTGTAGCATATTGTGGTATTCGCTCATGATAGAAAAAACTTTCTCCGACCTCAATATCAAAGAGTTCCTGAAAGGAGGGCAATCTTGATCCAATCCCTAATTCTTCTATTCCCCAGATTTCAAGATTATCTGAATTTCTCCCACTTACTCCTCTGTAAGGAAAGGAACGTTCTGGACTCAGAGGTAGAAAAGCTGGAGATCCTATCAACCCATAGTTTTTGGAGATGAGTAGACTATCCTGATTTGATAAATGAATTTGAATGACCGAATCCCTAATCCCCATAAAATCCATTTCATTCCTCGCGGTAATTTTTGCTGTGATACTATCCTGTTTATTAAAAATCCAGGCTTGATTAAGGGGAGCCCTTAGCTGTATGTTAAAGGTATCTTCATCAGAACTTACAAACTCATATATGCCCCCAGCTTTCTCTATCATTGCTCTTCCAAATAGATTGTCCTGATCTGGCTTCATATAATATGAGAAATTTAATCCCCTATATATGGAATCTCTCCCTATGCGATTGAAGGTGAAAATCGTATCTGATCCCAGCGTATAGACCGAGTCTGTCTTTAGTATAAAGAGTTCATTTTCGCCACTCCATTGAAAGGTATAAGTCATATTGGGTTGAAAAGGGCGGTAGTTTTGAGAAAAACTCAGATTCGCCCAGAGGATAAGTATAGGGAGGAGGGTGATGTGTTTCATGTTCAGCTTGTGAGGCGTTTATGTAAAACCAAGGTAAATATTTCCCGCTCTTTTATCAAAATTTAGAGATTTGCGCCTTGCGACTCAAAGTTTTTTCCTGGCACTTTTTATTTCATAGATTGCGGAAGTTAGAAGTTTGTATCAACCCAAAACACGCCCATGAAAACTTTCCTTAGTATTCTCAGCTTCTTTATATCCATTTCACTCTCAGCCCAAAATGTTGAATTTGA includes:
- a CDS encoding T9SS type A sorting domain-containing protein, coding for MKHITLLPILILWANLSFSQNYRPFQPNMTYTFQWSGENELFILKTDSVYTLGSDTIFTFNRIGRDSIYRGLNFSYYMKPDQDNLFGRAMIEKAGGIYEFVSSDEDTFNIQLRAPLNQAWIFNKQDSITAKITARNEMDFMGIRDSVIQIHLSNQDSLLISKNYGLIGSPAFLPLSPERSFPYRGVSGRNSDNLEIWGIEELGIGSRLPSFQELFDIEVGESFFYHERIPQYATIGTYIWQRALSAPVFPNPDSVRLVYERDRVHLTFLDVFEYLGRDTIEISQDAQNFYPHLLSNQANSDHVVLRGPFLKEPLNQQAYYVLEYFTPPIDSTNLLQSTRLVLGYEKALGLTIESRYSHTQEGIGDLYSLSTMNCYEKLTDSSGVCPDTATYLALDPLLESAQLKAYPNPAKDFLEIDWEYLPSGKLELHLLDQTGRVIKHHWIDTRLQNSVSLNIETVPKGLYFLTFIWKGRKSGALKIVVHK